The segment GCCCGATAGTGGACGAATACATCCGCACCACCGTCGCGCTGAATGAAGCCATAACCCTTGGCATCGTTGAACCACTTCACATTCCCAGTCTCACGAGACGACATCTGAACTACTCCGGTTTTTTATTTTGAAGATCGCCTTGCCGGCATGGGCTCACTGCCCGCACCGTCGCGGCTTGCCCAATTAGCAAGCAAGCGCCAGGCCGAGTAT is part of the Pseudomonas fakonensis genome and harbors:
- a CDS encoding cold-shock protein, which codes for MSSRETGNVKWFNDAKGYGFIQRDGGADVFVHYRAIRGEGHRTLVEGQQVEYALVQGQKGLQAEDVVGL